TTTACAGCTCTTACACGATAAAAGTAGGAAACATTAGCTTCAAGTCCTGTAATATCGGCATTTAAATCGCTAAGCGGTTTAGAATTGTATCCCGACAAAAAATTTGTAAAATCAATATCTTTAGCGACATCTAACAAATAGCTATCTGCTTTATAAACTCTCGACCAGCTAGCAGTAAATCCGGTTGAAGTAATATCTGTTGCCTGTTTGGCTATGGGACTTCCCAATTCAAATTCTTCTTCGGATTCTCCGCTGCCCGAACAGCTTGAAAGTATTAATGAACATGCAAAAAGCAGCCAAATGCTAAATCCCGATATTTTTTTCATTTTACTAATATTTGAGGTGGTAAAAATCAGGTAAAGAAATAAACTTTCTTTACCTGAATATTTTGATTCTTGCCTATAACAAGCATAATTTAATTATTAATAGTATCCGTGAAAACGAATATTATCGAATTGTACAGTTGAAGGATTTGCACCCCACTCTGCAATTGTAACTTTAACTTGATTAATTTGGGTTGGATCTACATCTCCACTATCCTGATTGTCTGGATCGTAATTTGCTCCGAAAGCAGAAACGGGAGTTTCAATTGTATGCCATCCATCTTCGGTAAATTCGTGACGGAAAGCCCAGTTTCCACCATCGCGATCGACAATTAAGAATTCGGCAACAGTTCCAATAGCACCGTTGCAATTTACATCAATTAGGTACATTACCCTTTCAGGATCAGACTCTACAACCATAGTTGCTGTTGCATCGGACTGACAACCATTGTATCCATTAGAAGTATCGCCTAACCACTTAAATTCTGCGAATGTTCCTGTTGGACCACCTGTTATATATTCCAAAGATCCCGCATCGCCATAAGCAACCCAATTGTTATTCGGACGCAATCCACCGCCATCAAAATCGGCAACCAAATATAAATTGTAGCCTATATCGATATCCAGAAATGCTGATACTTCACCAGCTTCGGTTTCAATAGTAAGATCGGCTCCTAATTTAGTACCATCAGGCACTACCATTGTAATTTCTGTAGACGAAATCATTGTATATTCAACTTCTTGTCCTGCGAAAGAAACCGACACGATATTTTGAAACCATTCTCCCGAAATAGTTACCATTTCGTTTGCCTTAGGGCGCTCGGGAGAAAATACTCCTATGGTTGGTTCTGGTTGAACAATTGTAAAGTCGTGAGTAATCACATTCCCATCCTGGTTTGTGATTGTAACCACATTCGCACCAAATACCGATCCTTTTGTTTCATCGAAAGGTACATTAAACATGATTGCCAAATTAGAATTCAAAACCGGATTGAATACAACATCAACTAAATTCTCTTCCGGCTCGTTTACACCTCTAAACGTAACAGTTTTAACATTTTGAAGGTCCGATCCTTCTACTACCACTAATTCTTCGGGCATTCCGGAATTTATATTTAAATCGGTATTTTCAGAAACCATTACATCAATGGCAGGATTTAAGCTTGAATCGTCATCACAAGAATAAGTCATGACACTTACCATTAGCACTACTATTGCGCTTACGATATTGTTCAGGTTATATTTAAATTTCATACTTGTAGACTTTTAGTTGTTAAAATCAAAAGGAACTGGTTCTTCTAACAATAGAGGATTTAAATCCGCTTCGGAACCTGGAATAGGCAATAAGAAATCTCCTGCAGAAGGGGTAACTTTGCGAGTAATGATATCATTATAATTTCCATCAACATAATCACCTCTTTCCTGATTTGAGATAATTGCCAAGGCTTTGGTTCTATCCATACGAGCCAAATCGTACCAATATTTACCTTCAACAGCGAACTCTACTCTTCTTTCCTGAAGGATATCATCGAAAGTGATAGATGATTTTTCGTCTAAGCCAGCTCTTTTTCGAACTGCATTAAAAGATTCCAGTGCATTTGAATCGCTGGTAGATGCATTTGTTCCCAGAATTGCTTCGGCATGAATTAATAAGACTTCTGCATATCTCATAATATATGTATTCATATCGGTTGACATAAAACCAACATTCTCCCATTCATCTTTCGAACCAACAACATACTTTCTCCAAGCGGCAATTGTACTTGTCATTCCACTTTCAGGAACAGTATAACCACCTTCCGAAGTAACTAAATCGGAATAAAAATCTCCTGGTTCCATAATGGTTTCGTGTTTTCTTAAATCGCCATCTTCGAAAGCATTTTGAAAATCGATACTTGGCTGAAAAGTTCCCCAGCCATCGCCTGCGTTGGTTAATTTAGGAGAAGCAGCCAAATAAGCCTGGTTTGGATTTTGATATCCCCATCCTTGATTTGCAACCCACTGTAAAGCAAAAATAGACTCACGGCTATTGTTGTTGCTAGGATGAAATACATCACCAAAGTTTTCTAATAATCCGTGTACTCCCGAATTAATTACCAATTCGGCTTTTGTCTTGGCATTTGTATAATCTTCTAATGTTAAATATACCTTTGCCATCATAGCATTACATGCCGTTTGTGTTACTCTACCAGACTCACTATCAGATCTTTGAATTGGAACTCTACTTAAAGCTCGATTATAATCATTTAAAATGAAGGTATAAACATCCTCAACTGTATTTCTATATATCTCTGTATCTGCATTATACTGATCCATTGTATAAATGATAGGTACAGCTCCCCATGTTCTAACCAAATAGAAATAGGCAGTTGCTCTCATAAAGTAAGCTTCCCCTTTTACCTCTTCAATAACATCTTCATCAACATCGCCCGAAACTTTTGTTTCCAAGTTATAAATCAAAGTATTTGCAGTTGCAATTACATTGTATAAGGCATCCCAACCTTCGGTAGCAAATTGATTTCCCTGATTCACAGAGAATAGTGTAAATTGAGCAATATCGGAATAAGTACCAGTTGAATTACCACTGTAATTATCACCAATACAAATCAGGAATTTTTCGTTGAAGTAAAACCAGGGATATCCGTAAAGTGGAGCTCCTGCGCTCATTACCTGCTCATTGGTATTGTAATAGTTATCAACTACCAATGAATCTTCGGGAGCATTCTCCAGAAAGCTTTCTGAACAAGAAGCAGAAAGAAAAAGGAGTAATAATATGAATATTTTATTTTTCATGATCGTAATTTTTTAACGTAAACAAGTAGATTTAAAATTCAACATTAACACCCATCATAAAGGTTCTTGGAACCGGGTAACGACCATTATCAACGCCCATAAGAAGAGAGTTTTGGTTGTAAGCACCAATTTCAGGATCGTAACCAGAGTAATCGGTAAATGTGTACAAATTCTGTACAGTAGCATATACTCTAAGCTTGTTAACGAAAGACAATCTTGCTAATTGATTTTTATCGAAAGTATAAGCCAGAGTTACGTTTTGAATTTTCAGGAATGAACCATCTTCAATAAAACGATCGGATACTCTACTATTATTATTTGGATCGCCAAAAGCGAAACGAGGAATATCGGTATCTTCGTTTACTCCAGCCACAAATCGGTTCGATACAGACTGAGCCTGATTACCTGTAACCTCTTTCATTCCTTCTGTTAACTTACGAGTCCAGTTATAAATATCATTCCCTTGAGAACCTTGTAAGGTTAAGGAAAAATCGAAGTTTTTGTAGGAAATTTCATTTGAGATACTGTAGGTAAAATCAGGATGTGGATTTCCAATATAGGTACGGTCTGCATCATCAATCTTACCATCTTCGTTAAGATCTTTAAACTTAATATCGCCAACCCAAACACCATTTTCTTCTCCTATATCTCCCTGCGATGCACTTGCATACAAATCGGCTTCATCTTTAAATATTCCATCAACCTGATATCCATAAAACTGTCCAACCGCTTTACCTTCGGCAGTTTTGGTTAATGTATTGTTAAACTCAAAAGTCTGGAATATTGCTCCCTCATCGCTGTTCATGCTAATCAACTCATTTTTATAAGTAGAAAATACAAATGTTGATGACCAGGTAAAGTTTGGTTTGGTAATGTTTCTGGTTGTTAAAGAAATATCGATTCCTTTATTTTCCATTTCGCCAAGATTTACCATTGGAGGTGTTAATCCCATATAAGATGCTGAATTCATTGCTCCTAAATAACTTGGAAGAGGCTGAGAAAATAAGAAATCTTTTGATGTTTTTTTATAAACATCAACATCTAGTTTTATTTTATTATCTAAAAACCCAAGTTCTAAACCAATATTAGTAGATCTTGTTGATTCCCATTTTACATCAGGATTTGCAATATTAGCCTGAGAAAAACCAGTTCCATAAACGGTAGTAATACTTCTAAGACTAGCGCCATAAGAATATCCACCTATATCCTGGTTTCCTACTTCACCGTATCCTGCACGTAATTTTGCATAGTTTACAATATCTGCATATTTCTCCATAAATGGCTCTTTGGTTACAACCCAAGCCCCCGAGAACGAAGGAAAATATCCCCATCGGTTGTTCTCGCCAAAATTGGAAGAAGCATCGGCACGTAATGTTGCAGTTAGTAAATATTTTCCATCGAAACTATAGTTAAAACGACCAAAATACGATTCGATATTGTGAGTTCCCTGCCAACTACCATTGGTTGCCGTTAAGGCATCTCCAGCATTTAAAGCAGTAATATCGTTGGTTAAGAATCCTGTTCTGGCTCCTGTTAAACCTTCCCACTTAGACTCTTGTGCTTCATGACCAGCCATTAGATTAATGGAATGCTTATCGAATGATTTCAGATAATTTAAATAATTCTTTAATACCCAGAAAAAACTATCGTTACTGGTTTTTGAAGAAGTACTAATTTCGTTAGTTTCACTACCAATTTCGTAAGTAGGATTAAACACACTTGTCTTATTTAAATTGAAATCGTAACCAATCTCACTTCTAAAAGTCAAACCTTCGGCTAAACTTAAATCAACAAAGAAATTTCCATTGATTTTGTATCGCTCTAATTCACTGTTTCTGATTTCTGACCATGCAACTGGATTTCTTCCGTTTCCCGATCCGATACCATCGGATGGTCCACCCCAACTTCCGTCTGAATATCGTACAGGAATGTTTGGCGATTGTCTAAGAGCAGAACTAATTACACCAGATTCATCGTCATTCAAAGTAATGTGTTCTTTGGAATTACTCATAGAAACATTATTTCCTACCTTAATCCAATCATTTACCTTATGATCTAAATTTAAACGCATTGAGAATCTGCGAAAATCAGAGTTTATAACAATTCCTTCCTGATCGAAGTATCCTAAAGAAGTATAAAACGTAGTTTTATCGTTACCTCCTGATACCGAAATCTGATGATTTTGAACTGGTGCAGAACGGAAAATCTCTTTCTGCCAATCGGTTCCTTTACCTAATAATTCTGGATTTTGGAACTCGAAAGGAACATTCTTTCCCTGACTTGTTAATACATCTGCATAATATTCTGCATATTCCTGCAAGTTCATTACATCCACGTAATCAGCAATTTGCTGCACTCCATAATAAGCTTCGTAGGATACTTTTGATTTTCCTTTTTTACCACCTTTGGTTGTAATGATAACAACCCCATTTGCACCTCGAGAACCATAAATAGCAGAAGCCGATGCATCTTTCAATACTTCGATAGATTCAATATCGGAAGGATTAATACTTGAAAGTGCACTTACCTTGGTTTGACCATTTCCTCCACCTAATGATGAAAATGTATATGAATCGTTATTAGAATTACCTTGTAAAGGTACACCATCAATAACGTAAAGAGGCTCGTTATTTCCTGTTAAGGAAGTAATACCGCGAACACGTAGAGAAACACCTCCACCCGGAGCTCCTGAGTTTTGAGTAACAGTAACACCGGCAACACGTCCCTGTAATGCCTGATCTACCCCTGCAAATGGCTGATCTTCCATTGTTTCACCCTTAACAGAAACAACCGATCCGGTAAGGTCACTTTTTTTCATAACACCATAACCTACAGCAACTACCTCGTTCAAACCAATACTTGATTCTGATAGTTCAACATCTATTATTGCTTTGTTTGCAACAATTTCGAATGTTTCGAAACCAATAAAGGAAAACACAAGAGTTCCATTATTAGATAGAGAAATACTATAGTTACCATCCATATCGGTAGTGGTTCCGTTAGTAGTTCCTTTTTCGATTACAGTAACACCCGGCAGGGCATCCCGAGTGTCTTTTACAATTACTTTACCCGACACTACCTGTTGTTGCGAATAAGCTGTAAAGCTTAAAACAAGCATTAGGAGTACTAAATTAAGTCTTCTTTTCATTGTTTAGTAATTAGATTAGAATAGGAATATTGAAATCATTTCAACATTTTACAGTTAACAAATTCTGATTTTTGCTAATTTTAAATAATACATTGCATTAATTCAAACCTTTGCATAAAGCAGAATTTTCTTGTACCGCAATTTTAGTTATTCCTATTTTTTTCGAAGTTTAAAATATTCCAAAGAAGGTTTAATTTCTTCCAAGATACTTTAAGTCAGCATATTATTACATAAAATAAATACACATCTCAAATCTTGATAATTTCGGAATTCGTATAATTTAGAAAGAAAAAACAGTTTATAAATAAAAAACGGCAAATACTCTCAGCGAATAATTTACCGTTTTTGCTTTACATATAAATAGAAAAAAAATCTTATTATATTTCAAATTAAAATTATCGATTCTATTACCAATACTAGTTTTAGAAATGCACAAAAATAAGGTTCTTATGTATATCCTAATTAACCAACAAAAAGCCTATAAGTTTATATAAAAAGACAATTACATTAATTTTTATTGCATAAGAAGTTTTAATTATACTCGGCAATTATTTATGAACTTTAGCAATTGTCCTAATTCCAATACTGCTAAAACAGAATATTAAAGCATCCTTATTAAAAATGAATCTAAATAATTTTAATAATCTGATCTTTTTAATTAGGTTTGCGATTTAATTTAAGACTTTATTGTCTTAATATATAAATTAAAGAAAAATAATGAATCCATATACAACAGCAGAACATAAAATAATTCGCAAAAAAGTAAAAGAATTTGCCCAAAAAGAAGTAAAACCTTTGGCTTTTGAATTAGATAAAGAAGAAAAATTTAGTTCCCACTTAACTAAGAGAATGGGTGAATTGGGTTTGTTTGGAATGTTTTTACCTAAGAAATATGGCGGACAAGAAAAAGATTATTTGTCCTTACTGATAGCCATTGAGGAAATTGCAAAAGTTGATGCTTCTCAAGCCTCAACACTTGCAGCTCATAACTCATTGGGAATTGGCCCAATTTACAATTTCGGATCCCAAGAGCAAAAACAAAAATACCTACCCAAATTAACAACAGGAGAAAATGTTTGGGCATTTGGATTAACAGAAGAAAATGCAGGCTCAGATTCTCGGGGAACCGAATCAAAAGCTATTTTAAAAGATGAGAATTGGCATATCAGCGGAAGTAAAAAATTTATTTCGAATGCTTCTTCCGAATTATCATTAGGCCTTACCTTGCAAGTTGTAACAGCAAATAATAATGGAAAAAAGGAATTATCTGCTATATTAGTAGAACGAAGTACAAATGGATTTAGTGCTAAACCAATTAAAGATAAAATGATGTGGCGGGCTTCGGATACGGCTCAGTTAACTTTTAAAAACTGTAAAGTCCCAAAAGATAATCTGTTGGGTAATTTGGGTGAAGGATCAAAAATTATGCTCCAAACTCTGGACTCTGGTCGATTAACAATTGCAGCAATGGGACTAGGTTTAGCGCAGGGAGCTTACGAAATGGCTTTATCCTACTCAAAAAAAAGAGAACAATTTGGTAAAGCTATCTCAAAATTTCAGGCCATAAGCTTTAAATTGGCTGATATGTCCACAAAAATTGAAGCAGCCCGACATTTACTGTATCAAGCTTGTTGGCTAAAAGATAATGGATATTCATTTGGTAAAGAGGCTGCCATGGCTAAGTTATATTGCTCGGAAGTGGCTCAGGAAGTAGCCAACGAAGCAGTTCAAATTCACGGTGCACATGGCTTAATTAAGAAATCGGAAGTTGAACGATTCTATCGCGATCAACGAATACTACAAATAGGTGAAGGAACATCAGAAATTCTTAGACTGGTGATTTCAAGACATATTGGTTGTTAATTAAAAAATATGACAGACAGAAAGAAGGATCACATTGAATTGGCTTTTCGTTCTCAAATGAAGAACGCCTTAGCGGATGATAGATTTTATTACGAGCCAATGCTAAATTCTCATCCAAACGAAGAGGATACAAGTTTTACTTTTTTAGGTAAAAATTTACAAACTCCAATTTGGGTTTCAAGCATGACAGGAGGAACCGAACTAGCTGGTAAAATCAATAGGAATTTGGCTCGTGCCTGTGCCGAATTTGGTATGGGAATGGGTTTGGGTTCTTGTCGATCTATTTTAGATAGTGATGAGCATTTTTCTGATTTTGATGTTCGATCGATATTGGGAGATGATTTACCTTTGTATGCCAATCTAGGCATCTGCCAGATAGAAGAATTAATTCGAAATAAAAAAATAAGCAAAATTATTAGTTTAGTTGGCCGTTTGCGTGCTGATGGATTA
This genomic interval from uncultured Marinifilum sp. contains the following:
- a CDS encoding RagB/SusD family nutrient uptake outer membrane protein, whose product is MKNKIFILLLLFLSASCSESFLENAPEDSLVVDNYYNTNEQVMSAGAPLYGYPWFYFNEKFLICIGDNYSGNSTGTYSDIAQFTLFSVNQGNQFATEGWDALYNVIATANTLIYNLETKVSGDVDEDVIEEVKGEAYFMRATAYFYLVRTWGAVPIIYTMDQYNADTEIYRNTVEDVYTFILNDYNRALSRVPIQRSDSESGRVTQTACNAMMAKVYLTLEDYTNAKTKAELVINSGVHGLLENFGDVFHPSNNNSRESIFALQWVANQGWGYQNPNQAYLAASPKLTNAGDGWGTFQPSIDFQNAFEDGDLRKHETIMEPGDFYSDLVTSEGGYTVPESGMTSTIAAWRKYVVGSKDEWENVGFMSTDMNTYIMRYAEVLLIHAEAILGTNASTSDSNALESFNAVRKRAGLDEKSSITFDDILQERRVEFAVEGKYWYDLARMDRTKALAIISNQERGDYVDGNYNDIITRKVTPSAGDFLLPIPGSEADLNPLLLEEPVPFDFNN
- a CDS encoding acyl-CoA dehydrogenase family protein — translated: MNPYTTAEHKIIRKKVKEFAQKEVKPLAFELDKEEKFSSHLTKRMGELGLFGMFLPKKYGGQEKDYLSLLIAIEEIAKVDASQASTLAAHNSLGIGPIYNFGSQEQKQKYLPKLTTGENVWAFGLTEENAGSDSRGTESKAILKDENWHISGSKKFISNASSELSLGLTLQVVTANNNGKKELSAILVERSTNGFSAKPIKDKMMWRASDTAQLTFKNCKVPKDNLLGNLGEGSKIMLQTLDSGRLTIAAMGLGLAQGAYEMALSYSKKREQFGKAISKFQAISFKLADMSTKIEAARHLLYQACWLKDNGYSFGKEAAMAKLYCSEVAQEVANEAVQIHGAHGLIKKSEVERFYRDQRILQIGEGTSEILRLVISRHIGC
- a CDS encoding TonB-dependent receptor — protein: MKRRLNLVLLMLVLSFTAYSQQQVVSGKVIVKDTRDALPGVTVIEKGTTNGTTTDMDGNYSISLSNNGTLVFSFIGFETFEIVANKAIIDVELSESSIGLNEVVAVGYGVMKKSDLTGSVVSVKGETMEDQPFAGVDQALQGRVAGVTVTQNSGAPGGGVSLRVRGITSLTGNNEPLYVIDGVPLQGNSNNDSYTFSSLGGGNGQTKVSALSSINPSDIESIEVLKDASASAIYGSRGANGVVIITTKGGKKGKSKVSYEAYYGVQQIADYVDVMNLQEYAEYYADVLTSQGKNVPFEFQNPELLGKGTDWQKEIFRSAPVQNHQISVSGGNDKTTFYTSLGYFDQEGIVINSDFRRFSMRLNLDHKVNDWIKVGNNVSMSNSKEHITLNDDESGVISSALRQSPNIPVRYSDGSWGGPSDGIGSGNGRNPVAWSEIRNSELERYKINGNFFVDLSLAEGLTFRSEIGYDFNLNKTSVFNPTYEIGSETNEISTSSKTSNDSFFWVLKNYLNYLKSFDKHSINLMAGHEAQESKWEGLTGARTGFLTNDITALNAGDALTATNGSWQGTHNIESYFGRFNYSFDGKYLLTATLRADASSNFGENNRWGYFPSFSGAWVVTKEPFMEKYADIVNYAKLRAGYGEVGNQDIGGYSYGASLRSITTVYGTGFSQANIANPDVKWESTRSTNIGLELGFLDNKIKLDVDVYKKTSKDFLFSQPLPSYLGAMNSASYMGLTPPMVNLGEMENKGIDISLTTRNITKPNFTWSSTFVFSTYKNELISMNSDEGAIFQTFEFNNTLTKTAEGKAVGQFYGYQVDGIFKDEADLYASASQGDIGEENGVWVGDIKFKDLNEDGKIDDADRTYIGNPHPDFTYSISNEISYKNFDFSLTLQGSQGNDIYNWTRKLTEGMKEVTGNQAQSVSNRFVAGVNEDTDIPRFAFGDPNNNSRVSDRFIEDGSFLKIQNVTLAYTFDKNQLARLSFVNKLRVYATVQNLYTFTDYSGYDPEIGAYNQNSLLMGVDNGRYPVPRTFMMGVNVEF
- a CDS encoding IPT/TIG domain-containing protein; the protein is MKFKYNLNNIVSAIVVLMVSVMTYSCDDDSSLNPAIDVMVSENTDLNINSGMPEELVVVEGSDLQNVKTVTFRGVNEPEENLVDVVFNPVLNSNLAIMFNVPFDETKGSVFGANVVTITNQDGNVITHDFTIVQPEPTIGVFSPERPKANEMVTISGEWFQNIVSVSFAGQEVEYTMISSTEITMVVPDGTKLGADLTIETEAGEVSAFLDIDIGYNLYLVADFDGGGLRPNNNWVAYGDAGSLEYITGGPTGTFAEFKWLGDTSNGYNGCQSDATATMVVESDPERVMYLIDVNCNGAIGTVAEFLIVDRDGGNWAFRHEFTEDGWHTIETPVSAFGANYDPDNQDSGDVDPTQINQVKVTIAEWGANPSTVQFDNIRFHGYY